The genome window AGGCAATTTATGTAACGAAAAGCAGCTTCACATAtcaaatctttttctttttcccggaaatcaaaaaaaatgatatattcTTGGGACCCAAAAAGTGCTTCCCATAGATCCTAATTTAATGTGAAATGTTGGAGAAAtgaatcatatatatgtgtttttaatcaatgatcatTTTAATACAACTTAGATTTAGAAATTTTTGGGGGTCATTTTGAGATTGTGCATATAAATGCAAACAAATTAAAAGCAACATATGCTGTGGATTTAATCTCAACTTAAATCCTCATTATTGATAAGTTAGTCAATTGATAAAGAGACCAGTTACGTACGGAACTCCGAATAAAGTTAAGGAGGGGCACTCTCGTAAAGTTACCCAAAcggatttagtgttttttttaaccCTTGGATTTAACACGTGGCGAACTCTAATGAGTTcatcacctcctccgaatattccCACAGAACATTCCGTTGAGCCATCTTTCCTTATTAAAAGCCAATCGATCATTCCCATGTCCCGCCGTAACAAAACCGAAACAATCAAGAAAACTCATGACCCAGCAACTACGCAAGGACTACCAAATCTGTGAGGAGATCGGCAGGGGACGCTACGGCACTGTTTTCCGGTGCGTTTCTCCTGCCTCCTGTGAGTCATTCGCTGTCAAAACCATCGACAAGCGACTAGTCTCCGGTGACTCCCTTGAGTCACAGTGTCTGTTAACGGAACCCAAGATTCTGCAACTCCTCACGCCTCACCCTCAAATCACGCAGCTGATCGACTGTTACGAGGACGATACGCACCTCCATATGGTCTTGGAGCTCTGTCCCAATAAAGACCTCCACCAGGTTATCGTCAATCATGGTTCTCTGCCGGAATGCGAGGCGAGAGCGATCTTTACTCGGCTGATGCAAGCAATCGCTCACTGTCACAGGTTCAACATCATCCACCGCGACATCAAGCCGACAACGTCCTCTTTCGACTCGCGAAACAGAGTAAAATTGGCCGATTTTGGCTCCGCGGAAGCGATTGTGGAAGGTGAATTGACGAGTGGAGTGGTGGGGACGCCGTATTACGTGGCGCCGGAGGTGTTGTCGGGGAGGGATTACGGGGAAAAAGTAGATGTGTGGAGCGCGGGTGTCGTTTTGTACATAATGTTGGCGGGGTTTCCGCCGTTTTACGGAGAAGATGCTGTGGGAATATTCGAGGCGGTTCTGAGGGCTAATTTGAGATTCCCGAGTAGGGTTTTCCAATCGTTTTCTCCTTCCGTAAAGGATTTGCTTAGGAGGATGTTGTCCAAGGACGTGTCCCGCAGATTCTCCGCAGAGCAAGTTTTAAGTAAGTCggtcttcaatttcatttttttacacTGTTTTCTACTCTGTTTTCTCTCCTGGGTTGCCCTGTCCGGTAGATTACACGCGAACAACCCTCAGCCGTGCAGATTAAGGCATATATTTTAGTCTAATCTCTAAACCCCAGTAGCGGATAAAGGAGTGTATATGGGATTCtactttcttttccttattattGTTCAATTAAACAGATGTATTTTTCCCCTCTTTTACAGGGCATCCATGGATGACAAGTAGTGGAGGGACCTGAACAGTGAGTGACTAACTGCTCCTGGAAAAAGCTATGTTGATGAATATTTGGATTGCAGCAAGCGTGAATGTTAGGTAAGGTCTTTGTAAAATCTAATAAATTGAGAGAGAACAAAGAAGCTACTTTTGTAAAGGGTCTGTACACCTTCTAGAGAGAGTATCCTGCTTAGTTTTTTTATTGCGAGGATGGTTTTATGTAGGAAGCCCCCAGTTTGCAGTTCATGGGGAAAGGTTTGCTAGAAACTGAATGAGCAACACTC of Tripterygium wilfordii isolate XIE 37 chromosome 13, ASM1340144v1, whole genome shotgun sequence contains these proteins:
- the LOC120013439 gene encoding phosphoenolpyruvate carboxylase kinase 1-like, whose translation is MTQQLRKDYQICEEIGRGRYGTVFRCVSPASCESFAVKTIDKRLVSGDSLESQCLLTEPKILQLLTPHPQITQLIDCYEDDTHLHMVLELCPNKDLHQVIVNHGSLPECEARAIFTRLMQAIAHCHRFNIIHRDIKPTTSSFDSRNRVKLADFGSAEAIVEGELTSGVVGTPYYVAPEVLSGRDYGEKVDVWSAGVVLYIMLAGFPPFYGEDAVGIFEAVLRANLRFPSRVFQSFSPSVKDLLRRMLSKDVSRRFSAEQVLRHPWMTSSGGT